The following are from one region of the Trichoderma breve strain T069 chromosome 5, whole genome shotgun sequence genome:
- a CDS encoding phosphotransferase enzyme family domain-containing protein: MSAEETNKRIQETVQKELEGTDYAVSSFTPLSGGTANFIYHAKLQKPLPDGVSEVVLKHGEAYVAQHPDFKLKMVRCNIEEEGLRFLSQFPHVISSTYEIGTPKLYHFNPESSTQIQEYVSNAVNLKDYALRHYQPATSEAVKPQCLQLGLGLGRWLREFHNWSDQPEQQGLRDLFAQNTDMRNIKKLINYDQLLGRVNMFPTILQEYKDVLQEIVKMATAELVEESQLSAIHGDFWTGNVLLPNITFADGQLVPVRIIDWEMAQVGVRAEDLGQLIAELWQLKLYKDIDAALWIIRGFVEGYGKLDTDVIFRVLIHVGAHLVCIGSTTPGWGTPEEGRNIAKIGRDVLLSAWRKDAKAFEEHDLQCLFA, translated from the exons ATGTCGGCAGAAGAGACGAATAAACGGATCCAAGAGACGGTGCAAAAAGAGCTGGAAGGTACAGATTATGCTGTATCATCTTTCACACCTCTGTCTGGGGGGACTGCAAACTTCATTTACCACGCCAAACTTCAGAAGCCTCTGCCAGACGGTGTGTCCGAGGTTGTGCTGAAACATGGCGAAGCATATGTTGCCCAACATCCCGACTTCAAACTGAAAATGGTTCGATGC AACATTGAAGAGGAAGGCCTACGATTCCTCTCACAATTTCCACACGTGATTTCGTCGACATACGAAATTGGGACTCCGAAACTGTACCACTTCAACCCTGAAAGTAGTACTCAGATTCAGGAATACGTGTCTAATGCTGTCAATCTCAAAGACTATGCTCTCCGCCACTATCAACCTGCTACTTCTGAGGCAGTCAAACCACAATGCCTTCAACTTGGATTGGGTTTAGGTCGGTGGCTGCGGGAATTCCACAATTGGAGCGACCAGCCAGAGCAGCAGGGCCTGCGTGATCTGTTCGCACAGAATACAGACATGCGGAACATCAAAAAGCTCATCAATTATGACCAACTGCTTGGAAGGGTGAACATGTTCCCAACCATTCTACAGGAGTACAAGGACGTTTTGCAGGAAATTGTAAAGATGGCCACGGCTGAATTGGTAGAAGAGAGCCAACTGAGTGCAATCCATGGTGACTTTTGGACCGGCAA TGTGCTGCTGCCAAATATTACTTTTGCAGATGGCCAGCTGGTTCCAGTTCGGATTATTGACTGGGAAATGGCGCAGGTCGGTGTACGAGCCGAAGACCTCGGCCAGCTGATTGCCGAACTATGGCAGCTGAAACTATACAAGGATATTGATGCCGCCCTCTGGATTATTCGCGGCTTTGTAGAGGGATACGGCAAGCTTGATACTGATGTCATCTTCCGCGTGCTCATTCATGTCGGTGCTCACCTAGTATGCATTGGATCTACGACGCCTGGATGGGGGACACCGGAGGAAGGTCGGAATATTGCCAAGATCGGAAGAGACGTCTTGCTTAGCGCTTGGAGGAAAGACGCGAAAGCATTTGAAGAGCATGATCTTCAATGCCTCTTTGCTTAG
- a CDS encoding glycosyl hydrolase family 30 TIM-barrel domain-containing protein has protein sequence MMSTVSVVLALLGQSSAWSYNTNSQYKANIKINARQTYQTMIGGGCSGAFGIACQQFGSSGLSPENQQKVTQILFDENIGGLSIVRNDIGSSPGTTILPTCPATPEGKFNYVWDGSDNCQFNLTKTALKYNPDLFVYADAWSAPGCMKTVGTENLGGQICGVRGTNCKHDWRQAYADYLVQYVRFYKEEGIDVSLLGAWNEPDFNPFTYESMLSDGYQAKDFLEVLYPTLKRAFPKVDVSCCDATGARQERNILYELQQAGGEKFFDIATWHNYQSNPERPFNAGGKQNIMTEWADGTGPWNSTWDYSGQLAEGFQWALYMHNAFVNSDTSGYTHWWCAQNSNGDNALIRLDRDNYEVSSRLWAFAQYFRFARPGSVRIDATSDVENVYVTAYVNKNGTVAIPVINAAHFPYDLTIDLEGIKKRKLSEYLTDNSHNVTLQSRYKISGSSLKVTVEPRAMKTFWLE, from the exons ATGATGTCCACTGTATCGGTTGTCTTGGCCTTGCTAGGTCAAAGCTCAGCATGGTCATACAACACCAACTCTCAATACAAAGCTAATATTAAGATCAACGCTCGTCAAACTTATCAGACTATGATTGGAGGCGGCTGTTCTGGTGCTTTCGGTATTGCTTGTCAACAGTTTGGGTCTTCCGGCTTATCGCCCGAAAACCAACAAAAGGTCACTCAAATCCTCTTTGACGAAAATATTGGAGGTCTGTCTATTGTCCGAAACGACATTGGATCCTCCCCAGGAACCACTATTTTGCCAACTTGTCCCGCCACTCCAGAAGGCAAGTTCAATTATGTCTGGGATGGCAGCGATAATTGCCAATTCAATCTCACCAAAACGGCTCTCAAGTATAATCCCGACCTCTTTGTTTATGCCGATGCTTGGTCTGCTCCTGGATGTATGAAGACGGTTGGAACAGAGAACTTGGGTGGACAAATATGTGGTGTACGTGGCACCAATTGCAAGCACGATTGGCGCCAAGCATATGCCGATTATCTCGTTCAATACGTCCGGTTCTATAAGGAAGAAGGTATCGATGTCTCTCTTCTGGGTGCCTGGAACGAGCCTGACTTCAACCCTTTTACCTATGAGAGTATGCTGTCAGACGGATACCAGGCTAAAGACTTCTTGGAGGTCTTATATCCTACACTCAAAAGGGCTTTCCCCAAAGTGGATGTCAGTTGCTGTGATGCAACTGGCGcaagacaagaaagaaacattCTCTACGAGCTTCAGCAAGCGGGCGGAGAGAAGTTTTTTGACATTGCG ACGTGGCACAACTACCAGAGTAACCCTGAGCGCCCATTCAACGCTGGTGGAAAGCAAAACATTATGACAGAATGGGCTGAT GGTACCGGTCCGTGGAATAGCACTTGGGACTACAGCGGCCAACTTGC TGAGGGCTTTCAATGGGCGTTGTATATGCACAACGCTTTTGTAAATAGCGACACCTCGGGTTACACTCACTGGTGGTGCGCACAGAACTCCAATGGCGACAATGCTCTCATTCGGCTTGATCGCGACAACTACGAAGTATCATCTCGACTCTGGGCTTTTGCACAATATTTCCGATTTGCTAGACCAGGGTCTGTACGCATTGATGCAACAAGCGACGTAGAAAACGTCTATGTAACCGCCTATGTCAACAAAAATGGTACTGTGGCAATCCCCGTCATCAATGCAGCTCATTTCCCTTACGACTTGACTATCGATCTGGAGGGcatcaaaaagagaaaattgaGCGAATACTTGACCGATAATAGCCACAACGTTACTTTGCAGAGTCGGTACAAGATTagtggcagcagcctcaaggTGACGGTTGAGCCAAGGGCTATGAAGACGTTCTGGTTGGAGTAA